The following is a genomic window from Nitrospira sp..
GCGCACTTCGTCGCCGATATGGACATCCAAGCGGGATGGAGTCACGGCATCCTGAATATGGATGTAGCGGGTATGCCCTGGAGCGGTGTCGATCGATGCGGTCGCGCAAGCGGCCACAAAACAGGCTCCGAGGAATACCCCTCCTAGCCGGACGGCGCGGATTGCGCGATGCGTGATGGAGCGCACCGGATGTCGTCTGTGCATGTCGTGCCTTTCTTCACAGGGCCAGCGCTGGGTATTCGATGGGTCGAACGGGTCTCATCGTTCCTTGAGCAGCGCCGTGATCGATGCGAGCAGCCTGTCGAGTTCGTACGGTTTATGGATCGTCTGGTCGGCGCCGAAGGATGCCGCCACAGGCAGCAGATTGGTATGGCCGCTGCCTCCGCTCATGGCGATCAGTTTGATTGCCGGGAACTCCCGCCGCAAGGCGAGGATCGTTTCCAGCCCTTCTTTTCCTGGCATGAACAGATCCACAATGGCGAGCGCGCACCGTTCTTGTTTGGCGAGCGCCAGCCCGGCATTTCCGTCTTGGGCTTCTCGAACGGTATATCCGACTTCGCTGAGTGCCAGCTTGAGGAGCTTGCGAATATCCGGATCGTCATCAATGACGAGGATGATTTGTGCGTTCGGCTGATCGGTTCGGTCGGTCATGTCTGCGTCTCTCTATCCGTCGCGCTCCTACATTAGGGGAATCGGAAGTGCTTTTTTCTGGGGTCATGTGGGCGCGTCGTGAATAGTTCATGGACATAGCTTGGGCGGTTCTGTCGGCGAGTCCTGCCTTCTCAGGAGGACCTGGGGCAAGCGACAGGGCAACGGACTCAATAGGGTATGTGTGCGGCATTATGGTGTATCCAGAGTCAGACCAATGGGTGAGTCATCTCTATCGACGAACCCCGTTCAGGATGGCACCGCGCAGGAGTCGATGCCACGCGATTCGTCGGCAGGTCTTCATCGCCCATTGATCTGACTGTGCGGGATCGGCGGTGTGGATCCTCTCAAATCCGGTAGTGTTGCGTGGAATGCCGAGGTGCATTTGCGTTTTAAGAGCTCCTGGTCGAGCGGTTTCACGATGTATTCCTGCGCCCACAGGCGGACAGCACTCCGGAGTTTGTCGATATGCGGCACCCGCGCCATGACGATCACCGGAATGGTGGGATGGCGATCTTTCATTTCCTGTAGAACGGCCATCCCGCCGAGGATCGGCATATCCATTTCAAGCAGCATTCCGGCAAAGGCTGTAGCTGGAGATGTGCGAGCGAGTCGTGTGAGTCCAGAGACGCCGTTATTTTCCCCCTCGGCGTCGAATCCCCACTGGGTCAACTGGGCGCAGACCGACAATCGGATGGCATCATCGTGATCGACTACCAGAATGCGCCGACGGGCTACAGGCTCTGCTGTTGTGCTGAGATCTTGTGCTGTCATTGAGTTCGGCTGGAGTGGGGCCGTCGCGTTCATCGCGGGCCTTTCTGAACAAAAGACTCGTGCAGTTTTTGGGCAGCCGGCCTTTGACCGCGTGCGCAGCGTTTCCCGCGGTGCGTTCCCATTCGGCCGGTGTTTCTCTGTGTGGTGAGAGCCATGCAGATCCGTGCTTTATGTCGAGATTCTCATCGTGATGGCTGTTTGAGGAATCTCATGAGGCTGAGTATCCGGCATGTGCCTTACGGGAGAGGGCGCTAGGCCGCGTCCGAACGTGACAAGTTGCTGGTAGAATCGCTCGCAGTCAGGACAATAGGTTTCTTTGATCTGAAGAAGCTCCACTCGGAGCGGAGACCCTTCCAATAACCGTGACTCCTGATCCATTGCGCGTCGACAAAACCCGCAACGCGTCATGTTGATAGCCATGGCAATATCCTCTCGACGAATCCCATCGTGTGTGTCGTTGCGCCGGCGTTGTCTATCGGGCCGGCGGTCCTTCCGTCGTTGCCGTTGATCGACTGGCTTTCGCCGGTGAAGCATAGGGCTCGGGGGAAAAGCCGTTGAGCAGAGGCCGCAAAGTGCCGACCAAATCGCTGGTCTCGCCTTTAACCAGATAGCCGGATGCTCCCGCCGCAAAGGCCGAGGCCCTGTAAGAAGGCTCGGTATTGGCCGTCAGAAAAATAATCCGGGTATGGGGGGCGATGGTTTTCAGAATTCGCGCAGCTTGGAGACCGTTCATTTTCGGCATATTAATATCGGAAATGACCACATCCGGTTGCAGTGCCCGGGCATATTGCAAAAGTGTTTCGCCATCCGCCGCTGCGCCGACGATTTTAAATTCCGGCTCCAGAATGACGCGGAGGAGTTCAAGGATTTGCGGGTGATCGTCGGCCAGCAGAATACGCGTCCGTTTCATAGCACGCCTCCATGGAGATAATGAGTACAGAATGCATACGCGCGCCTGGTATACCCATGCTCCGTAGTCGATATTTTAAGCCCAGGAAAGAGGAGGGAGTACTAGATAGGTCCCCAGGTAGAGCTGGGGAAATCCCTGGGCTTAGGTTGAATGCGCTGAGTCGCGAGGAGGCAAGCGTTACGATGAAATGAGTCTGTGGGTCAGTGCGTAGCGGGTGAGTTCGGCGGTGGTGTGGAGGTCCAGCTGATCCATTAATTGGGTCTTGTGAAATTCGACGGTTTTAGGAGAGATGTCGAGTGCGGTGGCAATTTCTTTGACCGTGTTCCCTTCAGCCACCAATTGCAGGACTTCCCGCTGGCGGGGTGTCAGCGCGTCGCCGCGTTTGGTGGATGGCGTGCGACCGGTTACAGCCGATTGCACCAATCCTTTGGCAATGAGCGGGGTAATATAGGTGTGCCCGCCCATTACAGCCTGGATCGCCTGGACCAGCTCTGACCCCGCCGAGCGTTTGAGCAAGTAGCCCGTGGCGCCTGCTTTAAAGGCCTCGGTCACATAGGCCTGGTCGGCATGCATGGTGACGAAGATGATTCTGGTATTCGGCAAATCTTTATGGAGTTTGCGGGCGGCGTCGATGCCATTTAGGTGCGGCATGGAGATATCGAGCGTCACAATGTCCGGCTGGAATTGCTGGGCCAGCTTCAACAGCGTGCGCCCGTCCTCAGCCGCGCCGACAATGTCGCAGCATTCCTCCAGTAATTTGCGATAGCCGTCGAGGACCAGCGTATGGTCGTCGGCCAGCAGGACTCGGGGTGTTGTCACGTTTCCTCCATCAAGGGAATGCTGGCTTGCAGCTTGGTGCCGGTGCCGTTGTCGGAGTCGATCGTCAACGTGCCTCCAATCAGGGCCACCCGCTCTTTCATGCTCAACAAGCCGAGGCCTCCGGATTCAGTTCGCCGAGGGTCCGGAGAGAATCCTACACCATTATCAGTGATGGTGAAGAGCAGGCCTATGCTGGATTGAGTCAAGGCCACGTCGATCCGCGACGCTTTTGCGTGGCGGACGACATTGGTCAGGCTCTCTTGTGCGATGCGATACACGCAGGTGGCGATGTCCTGAGAAACCGTCTTTGGCATATCGTGGCAGGTGATGTGGGTGTCGAGATGGTTGCGGGAGGCGATTTCCTCCACCAGCCGCTGAAGGGCGATCGAGAGGCCGAGATCGTCAAGAATCGACGGGTGGTAGTGATAGGCGAGATGGCGCACGTCTTCGGACAGTTCGGCCACGCGGTCTGAAATTAACCGGATGGCGTGGGAGACTGGCGGCATGGGCGCGGGCTGTTGCCGCTGAACCCCTTCCAGTTCGATGGACAGGAGCGCCAGCCGTTGGTTGATGTCATCGTGGAGATCGCGGGAAATTCTCCGCCGCTCGTCTTCTTGGGCTTGAATCAGTTTCGACGTCAGTCGGGTTAATTCCTGGCGGCTGAATTTGAGAGAGCGCTCGGTGTGGATGCGCTCCGTAATTTCGGCGACCAAGGCCTCGTTCACCATGGCGAGTTGTTGCGTCCGATCCCACACACGCGTTTCCAGTTCGGTATTCATTCGCTGGAGAAGGAGCTCATGGTCTCGGCGTTGACGAAAATACCAGACGGGCACCCACATGGCCCAGATACTGAAGGCTCGATTGGAAATAGGCATCCAGAGCGGCAAGTTATGCGGATTCTCGCTCATCAGCCCCGCGATAACGATCAGGGCCGTGACGGTGCCGGCGATGATGAAGGGAAATCGCCGCTGCTGGGACAGCAGCGAGAGCAGCACGGGGCCGAGGTAGAGGATGTGATTGGCCACCCCCAGCGGGGTGCGGAGATCGACGAGCAAGAGCGCGACAGTCAGCGCTGCCACACTCGACGAAATGACCCATTGTGGAGGTGTGCGTTTCATGGCAGTCCGTGCGGGGAATTATCCTCCCCATGGCGGGACAGTTCAAGTCGGAAGTGTGCAGGCTAGAGCATTTACCTACGTGGTCTTTGTCGAGAGTTTTTTGCCCAGGCGGCGGGCCAGGCGGACCATGCCGGGAGAGCGGTCGGCCGGGTCCAGCAACACGTTGAGCACATGCACCTGCGTGGAGTCGGCCAGCGCGGCGGCGACGCGCTGCTCAAAGTCTTGCTGCGTCGCGACACGGGAGCCCACACCTCCGCCGACCAGGTCGCAGATGCGCTCGTACTGCCATTCGTGAATATCGTTGAACGGGCCTTCAAGAATTTCGCGTTCGGTGGAATAGCCGTGGTTGTTGAGGATGATGACGATGGGAGCCTGTCCGTAGCGCACGCAGCTCGACAGTTCCGTTCCGGTCATCTGAAAGGCTCCGTCGCCGACGAGCACAATCGGGCGGAGCGTGGGATCGGCGCAGACGGCGCCGAGTGCAGCGGGAATGGCGAATCCCATGGAGGTGTAATAGGCGGGGGAGAGAAATTCAAACCGGCGGCGGACATGCAGATCGGCGCCGGCAAACAGCGACTCTCCCACATCCGCGATCACCAGCGTCCGGTCGTTCAGGACGGTGTCGAGGTGGCTGAATAATCCGCGGAGCGTGATGGGCCCCTTGGGGTCTAGCGGCGGGCTGACAGGGATCGACGGGACCGGCAGCGCGCGCGAGGCAAAGCTGGGCAGCGGAGATTCGCCAAGTCCGCGCACAAAATCCTGAAAGAGGATGGTGTCGTACCGGTGATGTTTAATGGTCACGCGGTCGGCGGTGGCGTGGATCGTGCGGCCTTCCGTCATGAGCGGGGAGTGAAGATCCATATCTTCGACATCGGAGAGAATCGATCCGAGGATTAGGAGGCAATCGGACTCGTTAATGAATTGCTGCACCTCATCGCGGCCGATCAGCCCTCCGTACACGCCGACATAGAGCGGATGGTCTTCTCGAATCACGGATTTTCCCAGCAAGGTGGAGGCAACGGGGATATTCAGCCGTTCGACCAGCCGCGCCAGATCGTCATGCAAGCCGAACCGTCCCACCTCGGCTCCGACCAAGATGGCCGGGCGTTGCGCGGACGACAGCATCGCGCGGACTTCGCCGATGGCTTCCGCCAGCGCCGCTTGGTCGCCGGGCGCATCGTCGACGCGGGTCAGGTTGCCGCCATTCCGCAACGGGGCGTGGACCATATCGCGGGGGATTTCAATATAGATGGGGCGGCGATAGCGCAGCAGGGCGGCAAAGGCGCGATCCATCTCTCGCTCGGCCGTCAGGGGATCGTCGAGCGTGATGGCGGCGACCGTCATTTGTTCGAACACGTCCCGCTGGGTGGAGAAGTCTCTGACCATATGGTGCATGTAGGGCGTGCGCGCGCGTTCGGAGAGCCCCGGCGATCCGGTGAGCAGGACGACGGGAGACCGCTCGGCGTAGGCGCAGGCGATCGCATTGACGGTGTTGAGCCCCCCGACGCAATAGGTGACACAGGCGGCGCCGATGCCGTTGATGCGGGCATAGGCATCCGCGGCAAAGCCCGCGCAGTCTTCTCTGGTCGTTCCGATATGCGCGATGGGCGACGCCTCGATCAATTGATAGAGCGACAGGACATAGTCGCCTGGAATGCCGAAGATGTGCCGG
Proteins encoded in this region:
- a CDS encoding hypothetical protein (Evidence 5 : Unknown function; MaGe:77310589) produces the protein MTDRTDQPNAQIILVIDDDPDIRKLLKLALSEVGYTVREAQDGNAGLALAKQERCALAIVDLFMPGKEGLETILALRREFPAIKLIAMSGGSGHTNLLPVAASFGADQTIHKPYELDRLLASITALLKER
- a CDS encoding hypothetical protein (Evidence 4 : Unknown function but conserved in other organisms; MaGe:77310591), with the translated sequence MAINMTRCGFCRRAMDQESRLLEGSPLRVELLQIKETYCPDCERFYQQLVTFGRGLAPSPVRHMPDTQPHEIPQTAITMRIST
- a CDS encoding Response regulator (MaGe:77310590), with the translated sequence MNATAPLQPNSMTAQDLSTTAEPVARRRILVVDHDDAIRLSVCAQLTQWGFDAEGENNGVSGLTRLARTSPATAFAGMLLEMDMPILGGMAVLQEMKDRHPTIPVIVMARVPHIDKLRSAVRLWAQEYIVKPLDQELLKRKCTSAFHATLPDLRGSTPPIPHSQINGR
- a CDS encoding Response regulator (MaGe:77310592), producing the protein MKRTRILLADDHPQILELLRVILEPEFKIVGAAADGETLLQYARALQPDVVISDINMPKMNGLQAARILKTIAPHTRIIFLTANTEPSYRASAFAAGASGYLVKGETSDLVGTLRPLLNGFSPEPYASPAKASRSTATTEGPPAR
- a CDS encoding Sensor histidine kinase (MaGe:77310594), with protein sequence MKRTPPQWVISSSVAALTVALLLVDLRTPLGVANHILYLGPVLLSLLSQQRRFPFIIAGTVTALIVIAGLMSENPHNLPLWMPISNRAFSIWAMWVPVWYFRQRRDHELLLQRMNTELETRVWDRTQQLAMVNEALVAEITERIHTERSLKFSRQELTRLTSKLIQAQEDERRRISRDLHDDINQRLALLSIELEGVQRQQPAPMPPVSHAIRLISDRVAELSEDVRHLAYHYHPSILDDLGLSIALQRLVEEIASRNHLDTHITCHDMPKTVSQDIATCVYRIAQESLTNVVRHAKASRIDVALTQSSIGLLFTITDNGVGFSPDPRRTESGGLGLLSMKERVALIGGTLTIDSDNGTGTKLQASIPLMEET
- a CDS encoding Response regulator, LuxR family (MaGe:77310593) translates to MTTPRVLLADDHTLVLDGYRKLLEECCDIVGAAEDGRTLLKLAQQFQPDIVTLDISMPHLNGIDAARKLHKDLPNTRIIFVTMHADQAYVTEAFKAGATGYLLKRSAGSELVQAIQAVMGGHTYITPLIAKGLVQSAVTGRTPSTKRGDALTPRQREVLQLVAEGNTVKEIATALDISPKTVEFHKTQLMDQLDLHTTAELTRYALTHRLISS